The sequence below is a genomic window from Candidatus Wallbacteria bacterium.
TCTGAAGGAAATTACAATGTGATCCTCTGTGAACGCGGGATCAGGACATTCAGCGACTATTCCAGGTATACCCTGGATATCAGCAGTATTCCTGAATTGAAGATGCTGACGCATCTGCCAGTGATCATTGATCCGAGCCATGCGGCAGGCCGCTGGGGAATGGTGCTGCCTCTGGCCAGAGCTGCGATTGCAGCCGGGGCTGACGGCCTGATCGTGGAAGTGCACCCCCATCCGTCCAAAGCCCTGTCCGACGGAGCCCAGTCGCTGAAACTGGATTCGTTCCAGCAGCTGATGCAGGAAGTGAAACGGGTCGCTTATGCCATAGGCCGGGAAATGGGTTCTCTTGGAAATTAATTGTTGTCTCCAGCGTGAAGTGATAAAGGAATTTTAAGATTATGAAGGTCAGAATAAAGGGTATCAACAGCGCTTCCGGTAAAATCATGCTGCCCGGAGACAAATCGATTTCCCACCGTGCAGCCATCATTGGAACAATTGCGAATGGTGTGACTGAGATAAGCAATTTTGCAAGCTCTGCCGACTGCGCCAGCACTTTGAAATGTCTGAAAGCCCTGGGTGTGAATTTTGAGCGGACCGATAATTTCGTACGCATCAAAGGCGTTGGATTGCACGGCCTGAAAGAACCGACTGCTGTGCTGGACTGCGGCAATTCAGGTACAACCACCCGGCTTCTCACAGGGCTCCTGGCAGCGCAGCCATTTCTCAGCGTTTTATCCGGTGACGAGAGTCTCAACAGCCGTCCCATGGCCCGAGCTATCGAGCCATTGCGCAAAATGGGTGCCAATATCTCAGCCCGTGAAGGCGGCAAATACGCGCCAATTGTAGTTCAGGGCAGTACTGCTCTCACAGCCGGGAATTTCGTGATGCCTGTTCCCAGCGCCCAGGTTAAATCAGCCCTGATTCTGGCCGGACTTTACGCTGAAGGATCACAGAAAATTTCAGAACCCAGCCTGTCCCGCGATCATACTGAGCGTATGCTTCAATATTTCGGGGTCGACATTCAGACAGAAGGACTCCTTGTAGCTCTTGGAAAGCACAGGCAACCGACTGGACGGAAAATGTCTGTCCCAGGCGACATCTCCGCAGCAGCATTTTTCCTGGTGCTGGGAGCGTTCAGAGGAGATGGGATCATATTGTCTGATGTGGGAGTCAATCCCACCAGAACCGGAATTCTGGAATATTTTCAGAGTGCCGGGGCAAGCTTCAATCTCGCTGGTCAGCGCGATACCTGCAATGAGCCTGTGGCAGACATTGAAATCAGCAGATCAAGGCTTTCAGGATCCAAAATTTCAGGTCCCCTGATCCCGCTCCTGATCGACGAACTTCCTGTTCTGGCTGTGGCAGCCACCCAAGCTCTGGGACTGACAGAAGTCAGGGATGCTGCTGAACTGCGGATTAAGGAATCAGACAGGATCAAAGCCATTGTGTCCCAGCTGCAAAAATTCGGGGCCGACATCAGCGAATGCCAGGATGGATTCACAGTGAACGGCCCTGTGCAGCTGAAGGGAGCCGAATGCGAAGGCTTCGACGATCACAGAATCGTGATGGCCCTCACCATTGCCGGGCTTCTCGCATCAGGGGAAACAGTGGTCAATGGCTGCGAATGCGTAAACATTTCTTTCCCGGAGTTTTTCGACCGGATCAGGGAGATCTGCGGGCATGAATGCATCAGCTTTGAGTAAACATCCTTTTTACAGGAAACTTCCGCTCAAGTCTTTTCCTGTTTCAGCCTATTCTCTGCTTTATTCGCAGGAGGAATACAGCTTCATCTATGAATCCCTGGAGTCGAGCGGAGAGCGCGGCAGGTATTCGTTCATCGGCGGACGGCCGTTTCTGATTTTCAGAAGCACAGGAAACAAAATTGAACTGGAAGTTGACGGAGTAAAATCGGAACAAGCAGGAAACCCGCTTGATCTTCTTCGAGAGCTCACGGGTAAATACAAGGGGCTGCCTGAAATCCCGGTCTTCTCCGGCGGAGCGCTCGGCTATATCAGCTATGACGCGATCCGGCTGATCGAGAAGATTCCGGATAAAAACCCGGATGAACTCGGCATTTCTGACACTTTTTTCATATTTCCCTCAGAAATCATCCTTTTCGACCATCTGGAAAATACAGTGACCCTAGTACTCTACGCCGAAACCGAGCCAAAGGATCGCTTCGGTGAAATCGTGACAGTGCTGGCAGGCTGCCTGGACGAGTCAGGTTACAAATCCCAGAAATCCACGAAAACCTGCACCTTTTCCAGTAATTTCACCCAGTCCGGGTTCGAAAAAATTGTGGAAAAATCCAAGGAATATATCCTGTCAGGCGACATCTTTCAGGTGGTTCTTTCGCAGCGCCTGTCCTTTGATCTTGATGCAACCCCTTTTTCAGTTTACAGAAGCCTGCGCAAATCCAATCCCTCGCCATACATGTATTTTCTGCGCCTCTCTGACATGCATATACTGGGTTCATCGCCGGAAACACTGATCAAGGTGCATGACGGCATTGTCGTGTCCAGGCCTCTGGCAGGAACCAGGCCCAGAGGTGAAACCGAGGAGCGTGATTTGGAACTGGAGCAGGAACTGCTGGCTGATGAGCAGGAGAGGGCAGAGCATGTAATGCTCGTGGATCTGGCGAGGAACGACATCGGACGGGTCTGCGAATATGGCAGTGTAAAAGCCACTGAACTTTTCCAGGTGGAACGCTATTCCAGGGTGATGCACATAGTCTCCAATGTTGTAGGCAGACTCGCATCCGAGAATGACATGTTCGACCTGTTCCGCGCCTGCTTCCCTGCAGGCACTGTTTCCGGAGCTCCCAAAGTACGGGCCATGGAAATCATTGATGAGCTGGAAAACAGGCGGCGCGGAGTCTATGCAGGCGCGATCGGCTATTTCAGTTTCACAGGTAATATGGATGTCTGTATCGCCATCCGCATGATCCTGATCAAGGGAAAAAAAGGCTACATCCAGGCCGGAGCCGGAATTGTGGCAGATTCAGTACCTGAGCGCGAATATCAGGAAACGCTGAACAAGGCCAAGGCTTTGCTCAAGACCATAGAGGCTTCGCAATGATGCTTACTATACTTTCGCCGTGCCCGCGGCGCTATGGTTTGGCAAATTTGCATTTTTGAGTCGCAAAAGCTTTGTGGGGTGGCCAGTGGGAACTTTTAGGCGCACTGAGCAAAGCGAAGGAGAATAAAAGTTGCCACAGGACAGGACCCGCCACAAATCAATGCTGACGCACTCCCTGTGGCTGCACACCACAGAAATTTGCCAAAGCCAGGAAATGGAGTTAATTCAATGATCCTGATGATCGATAATTACGACTCCTTTGTCTATAACATCGTGCAGTATCTAGGCGAGCTGAAACAGGAGATCCGCGTTTTCCGTAACAATGAAATCACGCTGCAGGGCATCGCTGATCTGAAGCCGTCGCATATCTTCATTTCTCCAGGCCCATGCTCGCCTTCAGAAGCAGGGATCAGCCTGGAAACCATCAGGGAATTCGCGGGAAAAATCCCTGTTTTCGGTGTCTGCCTTGGCCATCAGTCCATCGGCCAGGTGTTCGGAGGCCGGGTGATCAGGGCAGGAGCAGTTGTGCATGGCAAAGTGCACAGGATTTTCCACGACGGGAAAAGCATTTTCAGTGGTTTGCCGTCTCCTTTCCATGCAACCAGATATCATTCGCTGATCGTGGAACGAAAAAGCCTGCCTGACTGCCTGGAAGTCTCGGCCTGGACAGAAGACGGCCTGGTCATGGGTTTAAGGCACAAACAATTTAAAGTTGAAGGCGTGCAGTTTCATCCGGAATCTGTGCTCACAGAGCACGGCCACTCGATTCTGAAAAATTTCCTGTCCTGATGCCCAAAATCGCCAGCATGTATTCATCAAGTACAGGAACTTCAGATCTCTTGACTTGCAGTTGAATGAATTTTCAATGCTTAAAATCTCATTTAGTCCGAAACCGATTCTTGATCCTGTCATTATCATAATGCAATCTATCGAGTTCCCTTAGCAGTTCTTCAGCCTCAAAGGCCCGGACGTCACCGGCAATTTTCAAAGCACTCACCTGCTTGTCGAACCAGATTAACGCATCCTCCTCAATCTCGTTGATCTCTTTCTTCTGCGGAGATTTCAGGAAATAGTCGACAGCCATAGGCACAAGCACTTTCAATGCCTGAAGGTTGTCAGCCAGTATCAGCCTGGTCAGGCTGTCCTCGTGAAACAGCCAGAGATCGATCC
It includes:
- a CDS encoding aminodeoxychorismate/anthranilate synthase component II produces the protein MILMIDNYDSFVYNIVQYLGELKQEIRVFRNNEITLQGIADLKPSHIFISPGPCSPSEAGISLETIREFAGKIPVFGVCLGHQSIGQVFGGRVIRAGAVVHGKVHRIFHDGKSIFSGLPSPFHATRYHSLIVERKSLPDCLEVSAWTEDGLVMGLRHKQFKVEGVQFHPESVLTEHGHSILKNFLS
- the aroA gene encoding 3-phosphoshikimate 1-carboxyvinyltransferase, coding for MKVRIKGINSASGKIMLPGDKSISHRAAIIGTIANGVTEISNFASSADCASTLKCLKALGVNFERTDNFVRIKGVGLHGLKEPTAVLDCGNSGTTTRLLTGLLAAQPFLSVLSGDESLNSRPMARAIEPLRKMGANISAREGGKYAPIVVQGSTALTAGNFVMPVPSAQVKSALILAGLYAEGSQKISEPSLSRDHTERMLQYFGVDIQTEGLLVALGKHRQPTGRKMSVPGDISAAAFFLVLGAFRGDGIILSDVGVNPTRTGILEYFQSAGASFNLAGQRDTCNEPVADIEISRSRLSGSKISGPLIPLLIDELPVLAVAATQALGLTEVRDAAELRIKESDRIKAIVSQLQKFGADISECQDGFTVNGPVQLKGAECEGFDDHRIVMALTIAGLLASGETVVNGCECVNISFPEFFDRIREICGHECISFE
- the trpE gene encoding anthranilate synthase component I codes for the protein MNASALSKHPFYRKLPLKSFPVSAYSLLYSQEEYSFIYESLESSGERGRYSFIGGRPFLIFRSTGNKIELEVDGVKSEQAGNPLDLLRELTGKYKGLPEIPVFSGGALGYISYDAIRLIEKIPDKNPDELGISDTFFIFPSEIILFDHLENTVTLVLYAETEPKDRFGEIVTVLAGCLDESGYKSQKSTKTCTFSSNFTQSGFEKIVEKSKEYILSGDIFQVVLSQRLSFDLDATPFSVYRSLRKSNPSPYMYFLRLSDMHILGSSPETLIKVHDGIVVSRPLAGTRPRGETEERDLELEQELLADEQERAEHVMLVDLARNDIGRVCEYGSVKATELFQVERYSRVMHIVSNVVGRLASENDMFDLFRACFPAGTVSGAPKVRAMEIIDELENRRRGVYAGAIGYFSFTGNMDVCIAIRMILIKGKKGYIQAGAGIVADSVPEREYQETLNKAKALLKTIEASQ